In Candidatus Thorarchaeota archaeon, a single genomic region encodes these proteins:
- the prf1 gene encoding peptide chain release factor aRF-1, translated as MDPQRIKLKRKVEQLKQLKGRHSSFTTLYIPPEKSLVDVINFVKSELAGAENIKSKTNRKHVIDNLTAMLNELSLIGEIPDNGIAFFFGIKREGGTEEEIREIIVPPSPISKFDYICGREFVLDELEEITKPKSLVVIVLIEGGKVAVGYLRGNHIELVREEDYYIIGKTRAGGQSAKRYQRIREEKMLEFFKNVGELLNNMLLDKLDKVDAIIVGGNTIRAQEFLDKSDLDYRLREKVVDNIISVGLIDETGLQQAVKEASRVLHETEIYAARKAWDGFMEDLMKSRPTATYGEDEVLRALRNGRVETMMVMEEKTDLIDEVVDEVENYGTELMIFSPESEAGAQLESFGGVAARLRW; from the coding sequence ATGGACCCCCAACGAATTAAGCTCAAACGGAAGGTTGAGCAGTTGAAACAACTGAAAGGTAGGCACAGCTCCTTTACCACCTTGTATATTCCCCCCGAGAAGAGCTTGGTCGATGTGATAAATTTCGTAAAGTCGGAACTTGCAGGGGCAGAGAATATCAAGAGCAAAACGAATAGAAAGCATGTAATAGACAATCTTACAGCTATGCTGAATGAGCTATCACTCATAGGTGAGATTCCGGACAATGGTATAGCTTTCTTCTTTGGTATTAAGAGAGAAGGTGGCACCGAGGAGGAAATTCGAGAAATCATTGTTCCACCTTCCCCTATCTCAAAATTTGACTACATCTGTGGACGCGAATTTGTCTTGGATGAGCTCGAGGAAATAACGAAACCAAAAAGCCTGGTTGTTATTGTTCTTATTGAAGGTGGAAAAGTTGCGGTGGGGTATTTACGTGGGAACCATATCGAGCTGGTCAGAGAAGAAGACTATTACATCATAGGGAAAACCCGAGCCGGTGGTCAGAGCGCAAAGCGGTATCAACGTATTCGAGAAGAGAAGATGCTTGAGTTCTTTAAAAACGTAGGTGAACTTCTCAACAATATGCTGCTTGATAAACTTGACAAGGTAGATGCAATAATTGTGGGGGGGAATACGATTCGAGCGCAAGAGTTTCTGGACAAGTCGGATCTCGATTATCGATTGAGAGAGAAGGTCGTAGATAACATAATCTCTGTTGGTCTGATAGACGAGACAGGACTCCAACAAGCAGTGAAAGAAGCCTCCAGAGTACTCCACGAAACTGAAATCTATGCTGCACGCAAAGCCTGGGATGGCTTCATGGAAGATTTGATGAAAAGCCGTCCTACTGCCACATATGGTGAAGATGAAGTGCTTCGTGCTCTACGAAATGGCCGTGTAGAAACAATGATGGTCATGGAAGAGAAAACGGATCTCATTGATGAGGTCGTGGATGAAGTAGAAAACTATGGAACCGAATTGATGATTTTCTCTCCTGAAAGCGAAGCAGGCGCACAGTTGGAGTCATTTGGTGGCGTGGCCGCAAGATTGCGATGGTAG
- a CDS encoding phenylalanine--tRNA ligase subunit alpha — translation MNPQLTEGEREVLKQLLDQKKPMSVKELKEELHNDEQRIASLLSSLSERGLIDFNIVEEAKYTLTEEGEKYQEGGLPEVRLTKAVNELGGKAPFDDAIQEADLEGRTKGIGISWAKKNGWLEIIKEEGENLFISLEDNPSSPMSELLERMSSNQPITEDSQDILQQAIQRTLVEEHITKNFIGEIPSGKRKQAEEAMSKQAAGISLLTPEILAEGIWKERPFKPFNIETEPAFASYGKKHPYREFNEWLREIFLGLGFTEWFGPYVETEFWNNDALFVPQDHVAREVQDQFRITEPYSHGGILDEEYFQAVKSEHEGEGATGSKGWDSLFSREVSTRLCLRSHTTPVSIRYLWEHREPPQKMFIVDRNFRAEKLSAKHAQEFNQCDGIIMDEGLTLRDLMGFIEEICHRVRIEKVKFKPGQFPFTEPSIEGFAKHEELGWIEVAPGGIFRPEVTRPLGIEEPVLAWGIGSGRLYMAAMGISDIRQLYSRDLEWLRRNVYVR, via the coding sequence ATGAATCCACAGCTTACCGAAGGAGAGCGTGAGGTGCTAAAGCAGCTCCTCGACCAGAAAAAGCCCATGTCTGTTAAGGAATTGAAGGAAGAATTACATAACGATGAGCAAAGGATAGCATCATTGCTCAGTTCGCTATCAGAACGGGGTCTTATTGATTTTAATATTGTAGAGGAAGCCAAATACACTCTCACAGAAGAAGGGGAAAAATACCAGGAAGGGGGATTGCCGGAAGTCAGGCTGACCAAAGCAGTAAACGAGCTGGGAGGGAAGGCCCCTTTTGATGACGCCATCCAAGAAGCTGACCTGGAAGGACGAACTAAAGGGATCGGCATAAGTTGGGCCAAGAAAAATGGGTGGCTTGAAATCATCAAAGAAGAGGGTGAAAATCTGTTCATTTCACTAGAGGATAATCCTAGCAGCCCAATGAGTGAGCTTCTCGAGAGGATGTCAAGTAACCAACCAATTACAGAAGACTCCCAAGATATCCTTCAGCAAGCAATTCAGAGAACACTGGTTGAAGAACACATAACGAAGAATTTCATCGGAGAAATTCCTAGCGGGAAACGTAAACAAGCAGAAGAAGCAATGTCCAAGCAGGCGGCAGGGATATCACTATTGACACCAGAGATACTGGCTGAGGGGATTTGGAAGGAAAGACCATTCAAACCTTTCAACATCGAAACAGAACCTGCCTTCGCCAGCTACGGAAAGAAGCACCCCTATCGAGAATTCAATGAATGGCTCAGAGAGATATTCCTAGGGCTTGGTTTCACTGAATGGTTCGGCCCGTATGTTGAGACTGAGTTTTGGAATAACGACGCATTGTTCGTTCCACAGGACCATGTTGCTCGGGAAGTGCAAGATCAATTCAGGATTACAGAGCCGTACAGTCATGGAGGCATTCTTGATGAAGAGTATTTCCAAGCAGTAAAATCCGAACACGAAGGTGAAGGTGCCACTGGTTCTAAGGGATGGGATTCACTGTTCAGCCGCGAAGTTTCAACCCGCCTATGTTTGCGATCCCATACAACACCTGTTTCGATACGATATCTTTGGGAACATCGAGAGCCGCCTCAAAAAATGTTCATCGTAGACCGCAATTTCCGAGCAGAGAAACTGAGTGCAAAACACGCCCAGGAATTCAATCAGTGTGATGGCATAATAATGGATGAAGGGTTGACCCTTCGAGATTTAATGGGGTTCATTGAAGAGATATGCCATCGTGTACGGATTGAGAAAGTGAAATTCAAACCCGGGCAATTCCCTTTCACAGAGCCAAGTATAGAAGGGTTCGCCAAACACGAGGAGCTTGGATGGATTGAGGTTGCGCCAGGGGGTATATTCAGACCAGAAGTCACACGGCCGCTTGGAATAGAGGAACCTGTTCTTGCGTGGGGTATTGGTTCTGGAAGGCTGTATATGGCAGCCATGGGAATCTCAGACATCCGCCAGCTCTATTCTAGGGACTTGGAATGGTTACGAAGAAACGTCTATGTGAGGTAG
- a CDS encoding phenylalanine--tRNA ligase subunit beta — protein sequence MIVECRFKVLKELIGKDMTVEELEEILFLLKAEVESFDGEEMEIEVNPDRQDMLSPEGIARAVKSFVGISPGLREFPVESSGKKIAVEPGLESIRQFIACGIVMDLEIDDRLVKDYMHLQENLTATHGRNRKKASIGLYVYDDIEFPVTYKLQKPEEIEFVPLGLTDKMDGPTIVQEHEKGIEYGPIISNFEKWPLLIDAEGKTLSLPPIINSNDLGRITDATTSVFVEVTGTHKPTVDQALNIMVTALAERRGKIKSVEVKYPNDEAIDTPNLEPQKMTLSRSSVIKLTGLELNNKEIVSSLNRMGHSATAVEDGVDVLSPAYRTDILHEVDLIEDVAIGYGFDRIVPTMPETMTVGKLLPIRKLKNRVRDLMIGMRYQEIMSYVMSSPEVLNEKALRDAELVKTGNPKSKDFSCLRNSLLPILLDFLSKNQHADYPQRIFEVGDVVVPNVDNETRTEQPPEVCGMHTDIQIDLTKLLNHLGFLLRNLGLANRFEFKAVQDNTFIDGRAGSIMVDNEVIGLFGEIHPEALEAFGIGTPVMAFELRLPRTGKW from the coding sequence ATGATTGTAGAATGCAGATTCAAGGTCCTCAAGGAACTCATTGGGAAGGATATGACAGTTGAAGAGCTTGAGGAAATCCTATTCTTGTTGAAAGCTGAGGTTGAATCTTTCGATGGCGAAGAAATGGAAATCGAAGTCAATCCAGATAGGCAGGACATGTTATCCCCGGAGGGCATCGCAAGAGCTGTGAAGTCCTTTGTAGGAATTTCACCAGGCCTGAGAGAATTTCCAGTAGAATCCTCTGGCAAGAAAATCGCTGTGGAGCCAGGGCTTGAATCAATACGGCAATTCATTGCATGCGGCATCGTGATGGATCTCGAAATTGATGACAGGCTCGTGAAAGATTATATGCATCTTCAGGAGAACCTTACAGCAACACATGGACGGAACAGGAAAAAGGCAAGCATAGGATTGTACGTCTATGATGATATCGAGTTCCCGGTGACCTATAAGCTTCAGAAACCAGAGGAGATCGAATTCGTTCCTCTAGGCCTTACAGACAAGATGGACGGACCAACAATTGTACAGGAGCATGAAAAAGGAATTGAATATGGTCCCATTATCTCTAATTTTGAAAAATGGCCGCTCCTAATTGATGCCGAAGGGAAAACCCTCAGTCTCCCTCCCATTATCAATAGTAACGATTTAGGAAGAATAACCGATGCAACTACTAGCGTCTTTGTTGAAGTAACAGGGACCCATAAGCCAACAGTAGACCAAGCATTGAACATAATGGTAACAGCTCTTGCAGAACGAAGGGGAAAAATAAAGTCGGTTGAGGTCAAGTATCCAAATGACGAAGCAATAGATACTCCCAACCTAGAACCGCAGAAGATGACATTAAGCAGAAGTAGTGTCATCAAACTCACAGGATTGGAACTCAACAACAAGGAAATTGTTTCGTCCCTTAATCGGATGGGACACAGCGCAACCGCTGTAGAAGATGGGGTTGATGTTCTCAGTCCTGCTTACAGAACAGACATTCTACACGAAGTTGATCTTATCGAAGATGTAGCAATTGGGTACGGATTTGATAGGATTGTGCCCACCATGCCAGAAACCATGACAGTCGGGAAACTGCTTCCAATTCGGAAGCTCAAGAATCGGGTCAGAGACCTTATGATCGGAATGAGATATCAAGAAATCATGAGCTATGTGATGAGTTCTCCCGAGGTCTTGAATGAAAAAGCTCTCAGGGATGCTGAGCTTGTGAAAACTGGGAACCCTAAGAGTAAGGATTTCTCTTGTCTCAGGAACTCACTGCTACCAATTCTTCTCGATTTTCTCTCCAAGAATCAGCATGCCGATTACCCTCAGCGAATATTCGAAGTGGGTGATGTGGTCGTGCCTAATGTGGATAACGAAACAAGAACAGAACAACCGCCGGAAGTATGTGGAATGCATACAGATATCCAAATCGATCTTACGAAATTGTTGAATCATCTAGGTTTCCTACTCAGAAATCTTGGTTTGGCCAATAGATTCGAATTCAAAGCAGTTCAAGATAACACGTTTATCGATGGAAGAGCTGGCAGCATAATGGTCGATAACGAAGTAATAGGATTGTTCGGTGAGATTCATCCAGAAGCTCTAGAAGCATTTGGAATCGGTACCCCCGTCATGGCGTTCGAGCTGCGCTTGCCCAGAACCGGCAAGTGGTAG
- a CDS encoding GTP-binding protein — MAPNQSSSKTENDSKAENDLGEYKYRLVLLGEAAVGKTSLLRRYTENTFNPDYKQTIGTTFAAKDVAIENNEGETTEVRLVIWDMGGQSTYRELRRQYMKGAAGGIIVYDVTRPETFMAMNNWFESFRDICPNSPVVICANKIDLKEERMVPVEPGIMLRDWFQADYYETSAKTGEAVDSAFRRVAKILVDRLKSGKEPKM; from the coding sequence ATGGCTCCTAATCAAAGCTCCTCCAAAACAGAAAATGACTCCAAGGCTGAAAATGACCTTGGAGAGTACAAATATCGACTTGTATTGCTAGGAGAAGCTGCGGTAGGCAAGACTTCCCTTCTCCGAAGATATACGGAGAACACGTTTAATCCCGATTATAAGCAGACAATCGGCACTACCTTCGCTGCAAAAGATGTTGCCATCGAAAATAATGAAGGGGAAACGACGGAAGTCCGCTTAGTAATTTGGGACATGGGCGGACAATCAACTTACAGGGAGCTCAGGCGACAGTACATGAAAGGAGCAGCTGGGGGAATCATCGTATACGACGTTACCAGGCCTGAAACATTCATGGCAATGAACAACTGGTTCGAATCATTCCGTGACATCTGTCCCAATTCACCCGTGGTAATCTGTGCAAACAAAATCGATTTGAAAGAAGAGAGAATGGTCCCAGTCGAACCTGGGATAATGCTGAGAGACTGGTTCCAAGCAGATTATTATGAAACATCAGCAAAAACGGGCGAAGCAGTTGATAGCGCTTTCCGGAGGGTTGCCAAGATTCTCGTTGATAGATTGAAGTCCGGGAAAGAACCAAAAATGTGA